One genomic window of Ornithorhynchus anatinus isolate Pmale09 chromosome 10, mOrnAna1.pri.v4, whole genome shotgun sequence includes the following:
- the ARHGEF25 gene encoding rho guanine nucleotide exchange factor 25 isoform X1: MRGGRRGGRCACAHLIRKLWAKWGCCFPRGAAREAYSVAASEVSVSVAAASVPPSSDCSSGPATPPGRPRDRRREMGAGSGPEPRSDGTQDDTSHRPPVEPPPRAAEEEEVEKQSALEKSRYVLRELVETEKMYVEDLGCIVKGYMATMAAQGVPETLRGRDRVVFGNVQQIYEWHRDYFLLELQRCLLDPDWLAQLFIKHERRLHMYVVYCHNKPKSEHVVSEFGDHYFEELRLRLDHRLQLSDLLIKPVQRIMKYQLLLKDFLRYYSKAGMDTAELQRAVDVMCFVPKRCNDILSLGRLQGFEGRLTAQGKLLAQDTFWVTQLARGSRPPAPRPRRVFLFEQIIIFSEAVGGGPWSREPSYAYKSSIKMHCLGLEVSGEAGPFVLTSQEAGRPVQRYVLQASDPAVGQAWTSLVAQILESQCNFLNALQSPIAYQRRESERSSLGPQAALGQGSSGSWPRLAPARADPPHLPLTGPEEPSPPHHPQVAPDVVRQAQLARLDEDEL; the protein is encoded by the exons AtgcgggggggccggcgggggggccgCTGCGCCTGCGCCCACCTCATCCGAAAGCTTTGGGCCAAATGGGGCTGCTGCTTCCCGCGGGGGGCGGCCCGCG AGGCCTACTCGGTGGCGGCCAGTGAGGTCAGCGTCTCGGTGGCGGCCGCCTCCGTCCCGCCCAGCTCCGACTGCAGCTCGGGCCCCGCCACGCCCCCGGGACGGCCCAGAGAtcgcaggagggagatgggagccgGCTCCGGACCGGAACCCCGGTCGGACGGAACTCAG gacGACACCTCCCACCGGCCCCCAGTagagcccccgccccgggccgcagaggaggaagaagtggagaagCAAAGTGCGCTGGAGAAAAGCAG GTACGTTCTCAGAGAGCTGGTGGAGACCGAGAAGATGTATGTGGAGGACTTGGGGTGCATCGTGAAG ggctacATGGCCACCATGGCGGCCCAGGGAGTCCCCGAGACCCTGCGCGGCCGGGATCGCGTCGTCTTCGGCAACGTGCAGCAGATCTACGAGTGGCATCGCGA ttaTTTCCTGCTGGAGCTGCAGCGTTGCCTCCTAGACCCCGATTGGCTGGCACAGCTGTTCATCAAGCAC GAACGGCGGCTGCACATGTACGTAGTTTACTGCCACAACAAGCCCAAGTCTGAGCACGTGGTGTCAGAGTTTGGAGACCATTACTTCGAG gAACTACGCCTGCGTCTCGACCACCGACTGCAGCTCAGCGACCTGCTCATCAAACCCGTCCAGAGAATTATGAAGTACCAGCTGCTGCTCAAG GATTTTCTCAGATATTACAGCAAAGCGGGGATGGACACAGCAGAGCTCCAG cgggcTGTGGACGTCATGTGTTTCGTCCCCAAACGCTGCAACGACATCCTGAGTCTGGGGCGGCTGCAGGGATTTGAG GGACGGCTGACTGCTCAGGGGAAGCTGCTGGCTCAGGACACCTTCTGGGTGACGCAGTTGGCCAGAGGgtcccgtcccccagccccccgcccacgCCGCGTCTTCCTCTTTGAGCAAATTATCATCTTCAGTGAGGCTGTGGGGGGCGGGCCATGGTCCAGGGAGCCCAGCTATGCTTACAAGAGCAGCATCAAG ATGCACTGCCTGGGTCTGGAAGTGTCTGGAGAGGCCGGCCCTTTTGTGCTGACATCCCAGGAGGCGGGGCGCCCGGTCCAGCGCTATGTCCTCCAGGCATCGGACCCAGCGGTCGGCCAGGCCTGGACCAGCCTCGTGGCCCAAATTCTGGAGAGCCAATGCAACTTCCTCAATG CCCTCCAGTCCCCGATCGCCTACCAGCGCCGGGAGAGTGAGAGGAGCAGCCTCGGCCCGCAGGCGGCACTGGGCCAGGGGAGCTCCGGGAGCTGGCCCCGACTGGCCCCTGCCCGCGCTGACCCCCCACACCTGCCGCTCACTGGGCCAGAGGAGCCCTCGCCTCCCCACCATCCTCAg GTCGCCCCAGACGTGGTCCGTCAGGCGCAGTTGGCCAGGCTGGATGAAGACGAACTGTAa
- the ARHGEF25 gene encoding rho guanine nucleotide exchange factor 25 isoform X3: MRGGRRGGRCACAHLIRKLWAKWGCCFPRGAAREAYSVAASEVSVSVAAASVPPSSDCSSGPATPPGRPRDRRREMGAGSGPEPRSDGTQDDTSHRPPVEPPPRAAEEEEVEKQSALEKSRYVLRELVETEKMYVEDLGCIVKGYMATMAAQGVPETLRGRDRVVFGNVQQIYEWHRDYFLLELQRCLLDPDWLAQLFIKHERRLHMYVVYCHNKPKSEHVVSEFGDHYFEELRLRLDHRLQLSDLLIKPVQRIMKYQLLLKDFLRYYSKAGMDTAELQRAVDVMCFVPKRCNDILSLGRLQGFEGRLTAQGKLLAQDTFWVTQLARGSRPPAPRPRRVFLFEQIIIFSEAVGGGPWSREPSYAYKSSIKMHCLGLEVSGEAGPFVLTSQEAGRPVQRYVLQASDPAVGQAWTSLVAQILESQCNFLNGRPRRGPSGAVGQAG, from the exons AtgcgggggggccggcgggggggccgCTGCGCCTGCGCCCACCTCATCCGAAAGCTTTGGGCCAAATGGGGCTGCTGCTTCCCGCGGGGGGCGGCCCGCG AGGCCTACTCGGTGGCGGCCAGTGAGGTCAGCGTCTCGGTGGCGGCCGCCTCCGTCCCGCCCAGCTCCGACTGCAGCTCGGGCCCCGCCACGCCCCCGGGACGGCCCAGAGAtcgcaggagggagatgggagccgGCTCCGGACCGGAACCCCGGTCGGACGGAACTCAG gacGACACCTCCCACCGGCCCCCAGTagagcccccgccccgggccgcagaggaggaagaagtggagaagCAAAGTGCGCTGGAGAAAAGCAG GTACGTTCTCAGAGAGCTGGTGGAGACCGAGAAGATGTATGTGGAGGACTTGGGGTGCATCGTGAAG ggctacATGGCCACCATGGCGGCCCAGGGAGTCCCCGAGACCCTGCGCGGCCGGGATCGCGTCGTCTTCGGCAACGTGCAGCAGATCTACGAGTGGCATCGCGA ttaTTTCCTGCTGGAGCTGCAGCGTTGCCTCCTAGACCCCGATTGGCTGGCACAGCTGTTCATCAAGCAC GAACGGCGGCTGCACATGTACGTAGTTTACTGCCACAACAAGCCCAAGTCTGAGCACGTGGTGTCAGAGTTTGGAGACCATTACTTCGAG gAACTACGCCTGCGTCTCGACCACCGACTGCAGCTCAGCGACCTGCTCATCAAACCCGTCCAGAGAATTATGAAGTACCAGCTGCTGCTCAAG GATTTTCTCAGATATTACAGCAAAGCGGGGATGGACACAGCAGAGCTCCAG cgggcTGTGGACGTCATGTGTTTCGTCCCCAAACGCTGCAACGACATCCTGAGTCTGGGGCGGCTGCAGGGATTTGAG GGACGGCTGACTGCTCAGGGGAAGCTGCTGGCTCAGGACACCTTCTGGGTGACGCAGTTGGCCAGAGGgtcccgtcccccagccccccgcccacgCCGCGTCTTCCTCTTTGAGCAAATTATCATCTTCAGTGAGGCTGTGGGGGGCGGGCCATGGTCCAGGGAGCCCAGCTATGCTTACAAGAGCAGCATCAAG ATGCACTGCCTGGGTCTGGAAGTGTCTGGAGAGGCCGGCCCTTTTGTGCTGACATCCCAGGAGGCGGGGCGCCCGGTCCAGCGCTATGTCCTCCAGGCATCGGACCCAGCGGTCGGCCAGGCCTGGACCAGCCTCGTGGCCCAAATTCTGGAGAGCCAATGCAACTTCCTCAATG GTCGCCCCAGACGTGGTCCGTCAGGCGCAGTTGGCCAGGCTGGATGA
- the ARHGEF25 gene encoding rho guanine nucleotide exchange factor 25 isoform X4, which produces MRGGRRGGRCACAHLIRKLWAKWGCCFPRGAAREAYSVAASEVSVSVAAASVPPSSDCSSGPATPPGRPRDRRREMGAGSGPEPRSDGTQDDTSHRPPVEPPPRAAEEEEVEKQSALEKSRYVLRELVETEKMYVEDLGCIVKGYMATMAAQGVPETLRGRDRVVFGNVQQIYEWHRDYFLLELQRCLLDPDWLAQLFIKHERRLHMYVVYCHNKPKSEHVVSEFGDHYFEELRLRLDHRLQLSDLLIKPVQRIMKYQLLLKDFLRYYSKAGMDTAELQRAVDVMCFVPKRCNDILSLGRLQGFEMHCLGLEVSGEAGPFVLTSQEAGRPVQRYVLQASDPAVGQAWTSLVAQILESQCNFLNALQSPIAYQRRESERSSLGPQAALGQGSSGSWPRLAPARADPPHLPLTGPEEPSPPHHPQVAPDVVRQAQLARLDEDEL; this is translated from the exons AtgcgggggggccggcgggggggccgCTGCGCCTGCGCCCACCTCATCCGAAAGCTTTGGGCCAAATGGGGCTGCTGCTTCCCGCGGGGGGCGGCCCGCG AGGCCTACTCGGTGGCGGCCAGTGAGGTCAGCGTCTCGGTGGCGGCCGCCTCCGTCCCGCCCAGCTCCGACTGCAGCTCGGGCCCCGCCACGCCCCCGGGACGGCCCAGAGAtcgcaggagggagatgggagccgGCTCCGGACCGGAACCCCGGTCGGACGGAACTCAG gacGACACCTCCCACCGGCCCCCAGTagagcccccgccccgggccgcagaggaggaagaagtggagaagCAAAGTGCGCTGGAGAAAAGCAG GTACGTTCTCAGAGAGCTGGTGGAGACCGAGAAGATGTATGTGGAGGACTTGGGGTGCATCGTGAAG ggctacATGGCCACCATGGCGGCCCAGGGAGTCCCCGAGACCCTGCGCGGCCGGGATCGCGTCGTCTTCGGCAACGTGCAGCAGATCTACGAGTGGCATCGCGA ttaTTTCCTGCTGGAGCTGCAGCGTTGCCTCCTAGACCCCGATTGGCTGGCACAGCTGTTCATCAAGCAC GAACGGCGGCTGCACATGTACGTAGTTTACTGCCACAACAAGCCCAAGTCTGAGCACGTGGTGTCAGAGTTTGGAGACCATTACTTCGAG gAACTACGCCTGCGTCTCGACCACCGACTGCAGCTCAGCGACCTGCTCATCAAACCCGTCCAGAGAATTATGAAGTACCAGCTGCTGCTCAAG GATTTTCTCAGATATTACAGCAAAGCGGGGATGGACACAGCAGAGCTCCAG cgggcTGTGGACGTCATGTGTTTCGTCCCCAAACGCTGCAACGACATCCTGAGTCTGGGGCGGCTGCAGGGATTTGAG ATGCACTGCCTGGGTCTGGAAGTGTCTGGAGAGGCCGGCCCTTTTGTGCTGACATCCCAGGAGGCGGGGCGCCCGGTCCAGCGCTATGTCCTCCAGGCATCGGACCCAGCGGTCGGCCAGGCCTGGACCAGCCTCGTGGCCCAAATTCTGGAGAGCCAATGCAACTTCCTCAATG CCCTCCAGTCCCCGATCGCCTACCAGCGCCGGGAGAGTGAGAGGAGCAGCCTCGGCCCGCAGGCGGCACTGGGCCAGGGGAGCTCCGGGAGCTGGCCCCGACTGGCCCCTGCCCGCGCTGACCCCCCACACCTGCCGCTCACTGGGCCAGAGGAGCCCTCGCCTCCCCACCATCCTCAg GTCGCCCCAGACGTGGTCCGTCAGGCGCAGTTGGCCAGGCTGGATGAAGACGAACTGTAa
- the ARHGEF25 gene encoding rho guanine nucleotide exchange factor 25 isoform X2, protein MRGGRRGGRCACAHLIRKLWAKWGCCFPRGAAREAYSVAASEVSVSVAAASVPPSSDCSSGPATPPGRPRDRRREMGAGSGPEPRSDGTQDDTSHRPPVEPPPRAAEEEEVEKQSALEKSRYVLRELVETEKMYVEDLGCIVKLFPAGAAALPPRPRLAGTAVHQERRLHMYVVYCHNKPKSEHVVSEFGDHYFEELRLRLDHRLQLSDLLIKPVQRIMKYQLLLKDFLRYYSKAGMDTAELQRAVDVMCFVPKRCNDILSLGRLQGFEGRLTAQGKLLAQDTFWVTQLARGSRPPAPRPRRVFLFEQIIIFSEAVGGGPWSREPSYAYKSSIKMHCLGLEVSGEAGPFVLTSQEAGRPVQRYVLQASDPAVGQAWTSLVAQILESQCNFLNALQSPIAYQRRESERSSLGPQAALGQGSSGSWPRLAPARADPPHLPLTGPEEPSPPHHPQVAPDVVRQAQLARLDEDEL, encoded by the exons AtgcgggggggccggcgggggggccgCTGCGCCTGCGCCCACCTCATCCGAAAGCTTTGGGCCAAATGGGGCTGCTGCTTCCCGCGGGGGGCGGCCCGCG AGGCCTACTCGGTGGCGGCCAGTGAGGTCAGCGTCTCGGTGGCGGCCGCCTCCGTCCCGCCCAGCTCCGACTGCAGCTCGGGCCCCGCCACGCCCCCGGGACGGCCCAGAGAtcgcaggagggagatgggagccgGCTCCGGACCGGAACCCCGGTCGGACGGAACTCAG gacGACACCTCCCACCGGCCCCCAGTagagcccccgccccgggccgcagaggaggaagaagtggagaagCAAAGTGCGCTGGAGAAAAGCAG GTACGTTCTCAGAGAGCTGGTGGAGACCGAGAAGATGTATGTGGAGGACTTGGGGTGCATCGTGAAG ttaTTTCCTGCTGGAGCTGCAGCGTTGCCTCCTAGACCCCGATTGGCTGGCACAGCTGTTCATCAA GAACGGCGGCTGCACATGTACGTAGTTTACTGCCACAACAAGCCCAAGTCTGAGCACGTGGTGTCAGAGTTTGGAGACCATTACTTCGAG gAACTACGCCTGCGTCTCGACCACCGACTGCAGCTCAGCGACCTGCTCATCAAACCCGTCCAGAGAATTATGAAGTACCAGCTGCTGCTCAAG GATTTTCTCAGATATTACAGCAAAGCGGGGATGGACACAGCAGAGCTCCAG cgggcTGTGGACGTCATGTGTTTCGTCCCCAAACGCTGCAACGACATCCTGAGTCTGGGGCGGCTGCAGGGATTTGAG GGACGGCTGACTGCTCAGGGGAAGCTGCTGGCTCAGGACACCTTCTGGGTGACGCAGTTGGCCAGAGGgtcccgtcccccagccccccgcccacgCCGCGTCTTCCTCTTTGAGCAAATTATCATCTTCAGTGAGGCTGTGGGGGGCGGGCCATGGTCCAGGGAGCCCAGCTATGCTTACAAGAGCAGCATCAAG ATGCACTGCCTGGGTCTGGAAGTGTCTGGAGAGGCCGGCCCTTTTGTGCTGACATCCCAGGAGGCGGGGCGCCCGGTCCAGCGCTATGTCCTCCAGGCATCGGACCCAGCGGTCGGCCAGGCCTGGACCAGCCTCGTGGCCCAAATTCTGGAGAGCCAATGCAACTTCCTCAATG CCCTCCAGTCCCCGATCGCCTACCAGCGCCGGGAGAGTGAGAGGAGCAGCCTCGGCCCGCAGGCGGCACTGGGCCAGGGGAGCTCCGGGAGCTGGCCCCGACTGGCCCCTGCCCGCGCTGACCCCCCACACCTGCCGCTCACTGGGCCAGAGGAGCCCTCGCCTCCCCACCATCCTCAg GTCGCCCCAGACGTGGTCCGTCAGGCGCAGTTGGCCAGGCTGGATGAAGACGAACTGTAa